The following coding sequences lie in one Musa acuminata AAA Group cultivar baxijiao chromosome BXJ1-8, Cavendish_Baxijiao_AAA, whole genome shotgun sequence genomic window:
- the LOC135680510 gene encoding protein terminal ear1-like isoform X1 — protein MEPEARGTLLDPAAAEFHPASSSRFAVVAHPLQFYFPYRHPPPQPPTAVAVTLVAPPEAASRSVVLNMVPPHVGEAEVRAAMEPFGGVQAVDTVALTAQGIVTVHFYDLRSAQAAVMAFREHPATRQHFPATITGNLACPWGWYSDGVGGRGLTGWPAVSAQFAASGLDEPNQGSILVLNSDPTVSCAALRQIFEAFGAVKEVRVMTSKQHHLLVEFYDKRDAARALSELHGKEVHGRRLVLQFGATGSQTRSVYFMNSFPLPPRLLRGNPKASRWIRSGPKPLSSSSPGKEFREVGNPSALLKNSSACDAHDSAGIVERRNRRVSECSKNEYPSPPPSSNVHHHRTNSSWKTHQKKEGDSKFLFKEVQPEESRPSSRSDSRTTVMIRNIPNKYSRKLLLNMLDNHCKHCNEQIGEEDDDPISAYDFVYLPIDFNNKCNVGYGFVNLTSPEAAFRLYKAFHQQPWEVFNSRKICQITYARLQGLEALMEHFRHSRFACHDDEYMPVVLSPPRDGRQLTDPVPVAGGREATARGNNLADGASVAPAEVDRCAASSTTASTYAPPDH, from the exons ATGGAGCCGGAAGCCCGGGGAACTCTTCTCGATCCGGCGGCGGCGGAGTTCCACCCGGCGTCGAGCAGCCGGTTCGCTGTCGTTGCCCATCCGCTGCAGTTTTACTTCCCTTACCGTCATCCTCCTCCTCAACCGCCGACTGCCGTAGCGGTGACACTTGTAGCGCCTCCAGAGGCGGCTAGTAGATCGGTGGTGCTGAACATGGTGCCGCCGCACGTGGGGGAGGCGGAGGTGAGGGCGGCGATGGAGCCGTTCGGCGGTGTGCAGGCGGTGGACACGGTGGCGCTGACAGCGCAGGGAATCGTCACCGTCCACTTCTACGATCTGAGGAGCGCGCAGGCGGCGGTGATGGCGTTCCGCGAGCACCCCGCGACGCGGCAGCACTTCCCCGCCACCATCACCGGGAACCTTGCGTGTCCATGGGGATGGTACAGCGACGGCGTGGGAGGCCGCGGACTGACCGGATGGCCGGCGGTTTCGGCTCAGTTTGCAGCCTCCGGCCTCGACGAACCTAACCAGGGTTCCATCTTGGTGCTTAATTCGGACCCGACCGTGTCCTGCGCTGCTCTCAGACAAATCTTTGAAGCCTTCG GAGCTGTGAAGGAAGTGAGGGTGATGACATCGAAGCAACACCACTTGCTGGTGGAGTTCTACGACAAAAGAGACGCCGCTCGCGCCCTCTCCGAGCTCCACGGCAAAGAGGTTCATGGAAGGCGCTTGGTGCTCCAATTCGGAGCAACCGGAAGCCAAACAAGAAG TGTTTACTTTATGAACAGCTTTCCATTGCCTCCGAGGCTTCTGAGAGGTAACCCAAAGGCCAGTCGATGGATTCGGAGCGGTCCTAAGCCGCTGTCGTCTTCCTCTCCTGGTAAAGAATTCCGAGAAGTTGGTAATCCATCGGCGTTGCTGAAGAACAGCAGTGCTTGCGATGCTCACGACAGTGCGGGCATCGTGGAAAGAAGGAACAGAAGGGTGAGCGAATGCAGCAAGAACGAGTAcccatcaccaccaccatcatcgaACGTGCATCATCATAGAACGAACAGCAGTTGGAAGACTCATCAGAAGAAAGAAGGCGATTCCAAGTTTCTCTTCAAGGAAGTGCAGCCGGAAGAATCACGCCCATCCTCTCGTAGTGATTCCAGAACCACGGTGATGATCAGAAACATCCCCAACAAGTACAG TCGGAAGCTGCTTCTGAACATGCTGGACAACCACTGCAAGCACTGCAACGAGCAGATTGGCGAGGAAGATGATGATCCCATCTCCGCCTACGACTTCGTCTATCTTCCCATCGATTTCAA CAACAAGTGCAACGTCGGCTACGGGTTTGTGAACCTGACGTCGCCGGAGGCGGCCTTCAGACTCTACAAGGCCTTCCATCAGCAGCCGTGGGAAGTGTTCAACTCGCGAAAGATCTGCCAAATCACCTACGCTCGGTTGCAG GGCTTGGAGGCTCTAATGGAGCACTTCCGGCACTCCAGGTTCGCGTGCCACGACGACGAGTACATGCCGGTGGTCCTTTCTCCCCCGCGAGACGGGAGGCAGCTCACCGATCCCGTCCCGGTCGCCGGCGGGCGTGAAGCCACTgcaagaggaaacaacttggccgATGGAGCGTCGGTGGCGCCGGCGGAAGTCGACCGGTGCGCGGCGTCCTCGACGACTGCCTCAACCTACGCCCCGCCTGATCACTGA
- the LOC135680510 gene encoding protein terminal ear1-like isoform X2: protein MEPEARGTLLDPAAAEFHPASSSRFAVVAHPLQFYFPYRHPPPQPPTAVAVTLVAPPEAASRSVVLNMVPPHVGEAEVRAAMEPFGGVQAVDTVALTAQGIVTVHFYDLRSAQAAVMAFREHPATRQHFPATITGNLACPWGWYSDGVGGRGLTGWPAVSAQFAASGLDEPNQGSILVLNSDPTVSCAALRQIFEAFGAVKEVRVMTSKQHHLLVEFYDKRDAARALSELHGKEVHGRRLVLQFGATGSQTRSFPLPPRLLRGNPKASRWIRSGPKPLSSSSPGKEFREVGNPSALLKNSSACDAHDSAGIVERRNRRVSECSKNEYPSPPPSSNVHHHRTNSSWKTHQKKEGDSKFLFKEVQPEESRPSSRSDSRTTVMIRNIPNKYSRKLLLNMLDNHCKHCNEQIGEEDDDPISAYDFVYLPIDFNNKCNVGYGFVNLTSPEAAFRLYKAFHQQPWEVFNSRKICQITYARLQGLEALMEHFRHSRFACHDDEYMPVVLSPPRDGRQLTDPVPVAGGREATARGNNLADGASVAPAEVDRCAASSTTASTYAPPDH from the exons ATGGAGCCGGAAGCCCGGGGAACTCTTCTCGATCCGGCGGCGGCGGAGTTCCACCCGGCGTCGAGCAGCCGGTTCGCTGTCGTTGCCCATCCGCTGCAGTTTTACTTCCCTTACCGTCATCCTCCTCCTCAACCGCCGACTGCCGTAGCGGTGACACTTGTAGCGCCTCCAGAGGCGGCTAGTAGATCGGTGGTGCTGAACATGGTGCCGCCGCACGTGGGGGAGGCGGAGGTGAGGGCGGCGATGGAGCCGTTCGGCGGTGTGCAGGCGGTGGACACGGTGGCGCTGACAGCGCAGGGAATCGTCACCGTCCACTTCTACGATCTGAGGAGCGCGCAGGCGGCGGTGATGGCGTTCCGCGAGCACCCCGCGACGCGGCAGCACTTCCCCGCCACCATCACCGGGAACCTTGCGTGTCCATGGGGATGGTACAGCGACGGCGTGGGAGGCCGCGGACTGACCGGATGGCCGGCGGTTTCGGCTCAGTTTGCAGCCTCCGGCCTCGACGAACCTAACCAGGGTTCCATCTTGGTGCTTAATTCGGACCCGACCGTGTCCTGCGCTGCTCTCAGACAAATCTTTGAAGCCTTCG GAGCTGTGAAGGAAGTGAGGGTGATGACATCGAAGCAACACCACTTGCTGGTGGAGTTCTACGACAAAAGAGACGCCGCTCGCGCCCTCTCCGAGCTCCACGGCAAAGAGGTTCATGGAAGGCGCTTGGTGCTCCAATTCGGAGCAACCGGAAGCCAAACAAGAAG CTTTCCATTGCCTCCGAGGCTTCTGAGAGGTAACCCAAAGGCCAGTCGATGGATTCGGAGCGGTCCTAAGCCGCTGTCGTCTTCCTCTCCTGGTAAAGAATTCCGAGAAGTTGGTAATCCATCGGCGTTGCTGAAGAACAGCAGTGCTTGCGATGCTCACGACAGTGCGGGCATCGTGGAAAGAAGGAACAGAAGGGTGAGCGAATGCAGCAAGAACGAGTAcccatcaccaccaccatcatcgaACGTGCATCATCATAGAACGAACAGCAGTTGGAAGACTCATCAGAAGAAAGAAGGCGATTCCAAGTTTCTCTTCAAGGAAGTGCAGCCGGAAGAATCACGCCCATCCTCTCGTAGTGATTCCAGAACCACGGTGATGATCAGAAACATCCCCAACAAGTACAG TCGGAAGCTGCTTCTGAACATGCTGGACAACCACTGCAAGCACTGCAACGAGCAGATTGGCGAGGAAGATGATGATCCCATCTCCGCCTACGACTTCGTCTATCTTCCCATCGATTTCAA CAACAAGTGCAACGTCGGCTACGGGTTTGTGAACCTGACGTCGCCGGAGGCGGCCTTCAGACTCTACAAGGCCTTCCATCAGCAGCCGTGGGAAGTGTTCAACTCGCGAAAGATCTGCCAAATCACCTACGCTCGGTTGCAG GGCTTGGAGGCTCTAATGGAGCACTTCCGGCACTCCAGGTTCGCGTGCCACGACGACGAGTACATGCCGGTGGTCCTTTCTCCCCCGCGAGACGGGAGGCAGCTCACCGATCCCGTCCCGGTCGCCGGCGGGCGTGAAGCCACTgcaagaggaaacaacttggccgATGGAGCGTCGGTGGCGCCGGCGGAAGTCGACCGGTGCGCGGCGTCCTCGACGACTGCCTCAACCTACGCCCCGCCTGATCACTGA